A genomic segment from Blastococcus sp. PRF04-17 encodes:
- a CDS encoding DUF3866 family protein, which produces MPFSDSPPPPSRIRWRRGRVTETGRRGRDTLELTVAVPDEGDVRALAYLSVVGMPEVGDDVLLNTTALAQGLGTGGVALVVAVPDRLPPDPSGPGHLVKARYTPLQVSVAGVDEQETEHHDLLAEADELGGMPVVVADLHSALPAVLIGMLATDPDLRVAYVMTDGGALPAAFSKTLDALAASLAGVVTVGQAFGGDLEAVTLHTGLLAARHVLRADLAIVTQGPGNLGTGTPWGFSGVAAGEACNAVTVLGGEAIGALRISDADPRPRHRGVSHHSLTAFGRVALGGVTLVAPRGLSSELGGQVDEDLAGQPPATRSCGSTPTAWTTRWACHRCPCARWAAATPRSAPTSWPPPRPVASPRCASRCPRRTPRRHRPSQRSRTARKARPCHSARLTCWR; this is translated from the coding sequence ATGCCCTTCTCCGACTCCCCTCCCCCGCCCTCGCGCATCCGCTGGCGGCGCGGCCGGGTGACGGAGACCGGCCGCCGGGGCCGCGACACGCTCGAGCTGACCGTCGCGGTGCCGGACGAGGGCGACGTCCGGGCGCTGGCGTACCTGTCGGTCGTGGGCATGCCCGAGGTCGGGGACGACGTCCTGCTCAACACCACGGCCCTGGCCCAGGGGCTCGGGACGGGCGGCGTCGCGCTGGTCGTGGCCGTCCCGGACCGGTTGCCGCCGGACCCCTCCGGGCCCGGCCACCTGGTCAAGGCGCGGTACACGCCGCTGCAGGTGTCGGTCGCCGGCGTGGACGAGCAGGAGACCGAGCACCACGACCTGCTCGCCGAGGCCGACGAGCTGGGCGGCATGCCGGTGGTCGTGGCCGACCTGCACTCGGCGCTGCCGGCGGTGCTGATCGGCATGCTCGCCACCGATCCGGACCTCCGCGTCGCCTACGTGATGACCGACGGCGGGGCGCTGCCCGCGGCCTTCTCCAAGACGCTCGACGCGCTGGCCGCGTCGCTGGCCGGCGTGGTGACCGTCGGGCAGGCGTTCGGCGGCGACCTCGAGGCGGTCACCCTGCACACGGGACTGCTCGCGGCCCGGCACGTGCTGCGCGCGGACCTGGCGATCGTCACGCAGGGGCCCGGCAACCTGGGCACCGGGACGCCGTGGGGCTTCTCGGGCGTCGCCGCGGGCGAGGCGTGCAACGCGGTGACCGTGCTGGGCGGCGAGGCGATCGGGGCGCTGCGGATCTCCGACGCCGACCCGCGGCCGCGGCACCGCGGTGTTTCCCACCACTCGCTGACCGCGTTCGGCCGGGTGGCGCTGGGCGGGGTGACACTGGTCGCCCCCCGCGGGCTGAGTTCCGAGCTCGGTGGTCAGGTCGACGAGGACCTGGCCGGCCAGCCGCCCGCAACAAGGTCGTGTGGGTCGACACCGACGGCCTGGACGACGCGCTGGGCCTGTCACCGGTGCCCCTGCGCACGATGGGCCGCGGCTACCCCGAGGAGCGCGCCTACTTCCTGGCCGCCGCCGCGGCCGGTCGCTTCGCCGCGCTGCGCGTCCCGGTGCCCGAGGCGGACGCCGAGGAGGCACCGGCCGAGTCAGCGGAGTAGGACGGCGCGGAAAGCGCGCCCCTGCCACTCCGCTCGGCTCACATGCTGGCGATGA
- a CDS encoding helix-turn-helix transcriptional regulator, translating into MAAKRAERLVNLVIALLSTRQYVTAARIRATVPGYEPDDATDRADEAFKRMFERDKAELREMGVPLETGRTSVFDTEDGYRIARADYELPEITLTGEEAAAVGLALRLWESAHLAGAAHGALVKLKAAGVDVDTARAIPLQPRLDAGEPAFEPCYAAARDRRRLEFDYQRPDEDAPTRRHVQPWGVVAWHGRWYLVGLDLDRQAPRQYRLSRVVGTPRAVGPANAFEPPDDVDLAGIVAGQVGGEERLVVVRARPGTAIGLRRHATPLGPADDGDDRLELRTTEPWRLADELASYGADVLVEAPQEMREAVIARLTRLAAMDGATAEEPV; encoded by the coding sequence ATGGCGGCCAAGCGGGCGGAGCGACTGGTGAACCTGGTCATCGCCCTGCTCAGCACCCGGCAGTACGTGACGGCCGCCCGCATCCGCGCGACCGTCCCGGGTTACGAGCCGGACGACGCCACCGATCGCGCGGACGAGGCCTTCAAGCGGATGTTCGAGCGGGACAAGGCGGAGCTGCGCGAGATGGGCGTGCCGCTGGAGACCGGGCGCACCAGCGTCTTCGACACCGAGGACGGCTACCGCATCGCCCGCGCCGACTACGAGCTGCCCGAGATCACCCTCACCGGCGAGGAGGCCGCCGCCGTCGGCCTCGCCCTGCGGCTGTGGGAGTCCGCGCACCTGGCCGGTGCCGCGCACGGCGCCCTCGTGAAGCTCAAGGCGGCCGGCGTCGACGTCGACACCGCCCGGGCCATCCCGCTGCAGCCGCGCCTGGACGCCGGCGAACCGGCGTTCGAGCCGTGCTACGCCGCGGCCCGCGACCGCCGCCGGCTCGAGTTCGACTACCAGCGCCCCGACGAGGACGCCCCGACCCGCCGGCACGTCCAACCCTGGGGGGTCGTCGCCTGGCACGGCCGCTGGTACCTCGTCGGCCTCGACCTCGACCGGCAGGCACCACGGCAGTACCGGCTCTCCCGCGTCGTCGGCACGCCCAGGGCCGTCGGGCCGGCCAACGCCTTCGAGCCGCCCGACGACGTGGACCTCGCCGGCATCGTCGCCGGTCAGGTCGGCGGCGAGGAGCGGCTCGTCGTCGTCCGGGCCCGCCCCGGGACCGCCATCGGCCTCCGGAGGCACGCCACCCCGCTCGGCCCCGCGGACGACGGGGACGACCGCCTCGAGCTGCGCACCACCGAGCCCTGGCGATTGGCCGACGAGCTGGCCTCCTACGGGGCCGACGTCCTGGTGGAGGCTCCGCAGGAGATGCGCGAGGCCGTGATCGCGCGCCTCACGCGGCTGGCCGCCATGGACGGCGCGACCGCGGAGGAGCCGGTATGA
- a CDS encoding SpoIID/LytB domain-containing protein, whose protein sequence is MGGSRFGRRLLAAVVAAMAAASFLVVGAPAAQAAPGDVTITGHGFGHGRGLSQWGAYGYATRSGWTHQQILAHFYGNTAAGDIGNPAIIVRLIAMDNRTLAVTSGQTFTVGGRQLAAGTAGVVSRNADGSWQLSTRTSCTGTATGSVRITTPTFATLAAPGDDVRRMLTLCAPEARAYRGTLSLVWDGSALRTVNRLPMEEYLRGVVPREAPATWGDGAGINALRAQAVAARSYAQGENRTAYAKTCDTTTCQVYGGAGLNGSSLEDARTNRAVADTAGDVRTLNGQVARTEFSSSSGGWTAGGTFPAVVDAGDVVSPYHNWSTTVTRAQISAAFGVGTLQAIQVLSRNGLGADGGRVLTVRVTGSTRAVTVSGLEFRTALGLRSDWFSVGPVVDPTQSDISPVHVAAARTNLGTVVAFVRGTNGSIYASTGTATAFSPWQRIPFTASTGPSAVSWDGRRIEVFAVGTDRHLYHTSTVVDSNGRPTTFAPWDYVGGTFTTAVTVASLGNRRLLIAGRGTNGQVYVRSFDNSGWSAFRSAGGQAVSAPAVDVLADGTYRVSVVGTDGVVWTRAVSGTGATPLGAWTSTGRPSGFAPGASATTWWAANVRALAVSNGQSVREVWGDGRVVDVGGTATSAVALTEQGTGEVWAFVRGRDNALWVNITDGATSTWRSAGGLLG, encoded by the coding sequence ATGGGCGGGTCGCGGTTCGGGAGGCGGTTGCTCGCCGCGGTGGTGGCGGCGATGGCGGCGGCCTCGTTCCTCGTGGTGGGCGCACCGGCGGCGCAGGCGGCGCCGGGCGACGTCACGATCACCGGGCACGGGTTCGGCCACGGCCGCGGTCTGTCGCAGTGGGGCGCCTACGGGTACGCCACCCGGTCCGGCTGGACCCACCAGCAGATCCTGGCGCACTTCTACGGCAACACGGCGGCGGGGGACATCGGGAACCCCGCGATCATCGTGCGCCTGATCGCCATGGACAACCGCACCCTCGCCGTCACCTCGGGGCAGACGTTCACCGTCGGTGGCCGCCAGCTCGCCGCCGGCACGGCGGGCGTCGTGAGCCGGAACGCCGACGGCTCGTGGCAGCTGAGCACGCGGACCTCCTGCACGGGCACGGCCACGGGCAGCGTCCGGATCACGACGCCCACGTTCGCGACGCTCGCCGCGCCCGGCGACGACGTGCGCCGGATGCTGACGCTGTGCGCCCCCGAGGCACGGGCGTATCGCGGCACCCTCTCGCTCGTCTGGGACGGGTCGGCGCTGCGCACGGTGAACCGGCTGCCCATGGAGGAGTACCTGCGCGGGGTGGTCCCGCGCGAGGCCCCGGCGACCTGGGGGGACGGCGCGGGGATCAACGCGCTGCGCGCCCAGGCGGTGGCCGCGCGGTCCTACGCCCAGGGGGAGAACCGCACCGCCTACGCCAAGACCTGCGACACCACCACGTGCCAGGTCTACGGGGGTGCCGGGCTGAACGGCTCCTCGCTCGAGGACGCCCGGACGAACCGGGCCGTCGCCGACACCGCCGGGGACGTGCGGACCCTCAACGGGCAGGTCGCCCGGACCGAGTTCTCGTCGTCGAGCGGTGGATGGACGGCCGGCGGCACCTTCCCCGCCGTGGTGGACGCCGGGGACGTCGTCTCCCCGTACCACAACTGGTCGACCACGGTGACCCGGGCGCAGATCTCCGCCGCCTTCGGGGTCGGCACGCTGCAGGCCATCCAGGTCCTCAGCCGCAACGGCCTGGGCGCCGACGGTGGCCGGGTCCTCACCGTGCGCGTGACGGGGTCGACCCGCGCCGTGACGGTCAGCGGCCTGGAGTTCCGGACGGCGCTGGGCCTGCGGTCCGACTGGTTCTCCGTGGGGCCGGTCGTCGATCCGACGCAGTCGGACATCTCCCCGGTCCACGTGGCCGCGGCAAGGACCAACCTCGGCACCGTGGTCGCGTTCGTCCGGGGCACCAACGGATCGATCTACGCCAGTACGGGCACGGCGACCGCGTTCAGCCCGTGGCAGCGCATCCCGTTCACCGCGTCGACGGGTCCGTCCGCGGTGAGCTGGGACGGCCGGCGGATCGAGGTCTTCGCGGTGGGCACCGACCGGCACCTGTACCACACCTCGACCGTCGTGGACAGCAACGGCCGGCCCACCACGTTCGCCCCGTGGGACTACGTGGGCGGGACGTTCACGACCGCCGTCACGGTGGCATCGCTCGGCAACCGGCGGCTGCTGATCGCCGGGCGCGGCACGAACGGCCAGGTGTACGTGCGGTCCTTCGACAATTCGGGGTGGTCGGCCTTCCGGAGTGCGGGCGGGCAGGCGGTCTCCGCCCCGGCGGTCGACGTGCTGGCCGACGGCACCTACCGGGTGTCGGTGGTCGGGACCGACGGGGTGGTCTGGACCCGAGCGGTGTCCGGCACCGGTGCCACGCCGCTCGGTGCGTGGACCAGCACCGGACGCCCTTCGGGCTTCGCCCCCGGGGCCAGCGCCACCACGTGGTGGGCGGCGAACGTCCGGGCGCTCGCCGTCAGCAACGGGCAGAGCGTCCGCGAGGTCTGGGGCGACGGGCGGGTCGTCGACGTCGGCGGAACGGCGACGTCCGCGGTCGCGCTGACGGAGCAGGGGACCGGCGAGGTGTGGGCCTTCGTGCGTGGCCGGGACAACGCGCTGTGGGTGAACATCACCGACGGTGCCACCTCCACCTGGCGCAGCGCCGGCGGCCTCCTGGGCTGA
- the tatA gene encoding Sec-independent protein translocase subunit TatA, whose protein sequence is MNLGPLEIALIVLAILLLFGYKKLPDASRSLGRSLRIFKGEMKGMKDDDAGSSAAQGVRTKDAAQTAPVRGEIVAPATPPRTTASGDLTAKLHEEARVAEARAAELRAQAEQSRVTDGPR, encoded by the coding sequence GTGAACCTCGGCCCGCTGGAGATCGCCCTGATCGTCCTGGCGATCCTCCTGCTCTTCGGCTACAAGAAACTGCCGGACGCCTCCCGCTCGCTCGGTCGTTCGCTGCGCATCTTCAAGGGCGAGATGAAGGGCATGAAGGACGACGACGCGGGTTCCTCGGCGGCCCAGGGCGTCCGCACCAAGGACGCCGCGCAGACCGCCCCCGTGCGGGGCGAGATCGTCGCTCCCGCCACACCCCCCAGGACCACCGCGTCGGGGGACCTGACGGCCAAGCTGCACGAGGAGGCCCGCGTGGCCGAGGCGCGTGCCGCCGAGCTGCGCGCGCAGGCCGAGCAGAGCCGCGTGACCGACGGTCCCCGCTGA